The following coding sequences are from one Lepisosteus oculatus isolate fLepOcu1 chromosome 19, fLepOcu1.hap2, whole genome shotgun sequence window:
- the LOC107078981 gene encoding uncharacterized protein isoform X1 — MPEDRSSSTGSSYETSTTTTELPSQDSAESSTRTSTAALEETSTATTTTLLETSTTTEGRSLGKDIAALDWCYLSLALVGLIASGFILYSYLKSYRTGCTFRKLDILVGALSISDSFIILYSIPTILLPYSKITNPSCAVFSFFFNFAYLNAQFLHVLVGCFLKWEESRARVALVRKAVGHPAVCVALSALAAFLCSVLITGLLGTHEGIHQNIACQLDPPEALPQYDIAKFSLGFLLPYLLLMGLLITCCVVWIRDKVSFPSRLKACSGILAVGLIAFCSRLVYNSILVHRSGLKSDTGEGSLWKQALTHSAELVLFSACCLELVLLVFLCQPCQDARRDVVRHLQHCCQSISRREANRNIMEPHIEIGKDDPISLNSDNQES; from the coding sequence TCAAGCTCAACAGGGTCATCCTATGAAACAAGTACAACTACAACAGAGCTCCCCAGCCAAGACAGCGCTGAGTCTAGCACAAGGACCAGCACTGCAGCACTGGAGGAAACCAGCACTGCAACAACCACCACCCTCCTGGAGACCAGCACAACAACAGAGGGCCGCAGTCTGGGGAAAGACATTGCAGCTTTGGACTGGTGTTACTTGTCCCTTGCTCTAGTAGGCCTGATAGCCAGCGGTTTCATTCTCTACAGCTACCTTAAGTCCTACAGAACTGGATGCACCTTCAGAAAACTGGACATCCTTGTTGGTGCCCTTTCCATTTCAGACTCTTTCATCATTCTTTACTCCATCCCCACCATTCTGCTGCCCTACTCGAAGATCACTAACCCGAGCTGTGCcgtgttttccttcttcttcaACTTTGCCTATTTGAACGCCCAGTTTCTTCATGTTCTCGTGGGGTGTTTTCTGAAGTGGGAGGAGAGTCGCGCCAGAGTAGCTCTGGTGAGGAAGGCCGTGGGCCATCCTGCCGTGTGCGTGGCTCTGTCAGCTCTCGCCGCCTTCCTCTGCTCCGTGCTGATAACGGGGCTTCTGGGGACACACGAGGGGATCCATCAGAACATCGCCTGCCAACTGGATCCGCCTGAAGCCTTGCCCCAGTATGACATAGCCAAATTCAGCCTTGGATTTCTGCTTCCCTATCTCCTTCTGATGGGCCTCCTCATCACCTGCTGTGTCGTGTGGATAAGAGACAAAGTGAGCTTCCCTTCCAGGCTTAAGGCATGTTCAGGGATCCTGGCAGTAGGCCTTATTGCTTTCTGCAGCAGACTGGTCTACAATTCTATCCTGGTCCACAGAAGTGGCCTGAAATCGGACACAGGTGAGGGTTCACTCTGGAAGCAGGCCCTGACACACAGTGCAGAGCTTGTGCTCTTCTCCGCCTGCTGCCTCGAGCTGGTGCTCCTCGtcttcctctgccagccgtgcCAGGATGCCCGGAGGGACGTGGTGAGGCACCTCCAGCACTGCTGCCAGAGCATCAGCAGACGGGAGGCCAACCGGAACATCATGGAGCCCCACATTGAAATAGGAAAAGATGACCCAATATCGCTGAATTCAGACAACCAGGAGAGCTGA
- the LOC107078981 gene encoding uncharacterized protein isoform X2, whose amino-acid sequence MSSSTGSSYETSTTTTELPSQDSAESSTRTSTAALEETSTATTTTLLETSTTTEGRSLGKDIAALDWCYLSLALVGLIASGFILYSYLKSYRTGCTFRKLDILVGALSISDSFIILYSIPTILLPYSKITNPSCAVFSFFFNFAYLNAQFLHVLVGCFLKWEESRARVALVRKAVGHPAVCVALSALAAFLCSVLITGLLGTHEGIHQNIACQLDPPEALPQYDIAKFSLGFLLPYLLLMGLLITCCVVWIRDKVSFPSRLKACSGILAVGLIAFCSRLVYNSILVHRSGLKSDTGEGSLWKQALTHSAELVLFSACCLELVLLVFLCQPCQDARRDVVRHLQHCCQSISRREANRNIMEPHIEIGKDDPISLNSDNQES is encoded by the coding sequence TCAAGCTCAACAGGGTCATCCTATGAAACAAGTACAACTACAACAGAGCTCCCCAGCCAAGACAGCGCTGAGTCTAGCACAAGGACCAGCACTGCAGCACTGGAGGAAACCAGCACTGCAACAACCACCACCCTCCTGGAGACCAGCACAACAACAGAGGGCCGCAGTCTGGGGAAAGACATTGCAGCTTTGGACTGGTGTTACTTGTCCCTTGCTCTAGTAGGCCTGATAGCCAGCGGTTTCATTCTCTACAGCTACCTTAAGTCCTACAGAACTGGATGCACCTTCAGAAAACTGGACATCCTTGTTGGTGCCCTTTCCATTTCAGACTCTTTCATCATTCTTTACTCCATCCCCACCATTCTGCTGCCCTACTCGAAGATCACTAACCCGAGCTGTGCcgtgttttccttcttcttcaACTTTGCCTATTTGAACGCCCAGTTTCTTCATGTTCTCGTGGGGTGTTTTCTGAAGTGGGAGGAGAGTCGCGCCAGAGTAGCTCTGGTGAGGAAGGCCGTGGGCCATCCTGCCGTGTGCGTGGCTCTGTCAGCTCTCGCCGCCTTCCTCTGCTCCGTGCTGATAACGGGGCTTCTGGGGACACACGAGGGGATCCATCAGAACATCGCCTGCCAACTGGATCCGCCTGAAGCCTTGCCCCAGTATGACATAGCCAAATTCAGCCTTGGATTTCTGCTTCCCTATCTCCTTCTGATGGGCCTCCTCATCACCTGCTGTGTCGTGTGGATAAGAGACAAAGTGAGCTTCCCTTCCAGGCTTAAGGCATGTTCAGGGATCCTGGCAGTAGGCCTTATTGCTTTCTGCAGCAGACTGGTCTACAATTCTATCCTGGTCCACAGAAGTGGCCTGAAATCGGACACAGGTGAGGGTTCACTCTGGAAGCAGGCCCTGACACACAGTGCAGAGCTTGTGCTCTTCTCCGCCTGCTGCCTCGAGCTGGTGCTCCTCGtcttcctctgccagccgtgcCAGGATGCCCGGAGGGACGTGGTGAGGCACCTCCAGCACTGCTGCCAGAGCATCAGCAGACGGGAGGCCAACCGGAACATCATGGAGCCCCACATTGAAATAGGAAAAGATGACCCAATATCGCTGAATTCAGACAACCAGGAGAGCTGA